The Lysinibacillus pakistanensis genome includes a window with the following:
- a CDS encoding ABC transporter ATP-binding protein: MNTVIEVQHLKKIFQKETALQDVSFKIQKGEIFGFLGPSGSGKTTTIKILTAQTDKTDGDVLLFGRPANEMKKSQNRKRFGILTDNSGLYTRLSIEENLLLYSDLYQLSKTAVKEALDFVNLYTERKKKVSQLSKGMIQRVTLARAIMHKPDLLFLDEPTSALDPVNTQHIYNGLRKLNEMGTTIFLTTHDMSEAEILCDRVAFLHKGKIRAMGSPKELKKKFGDESITVELKNGEVAVIQNGSEDASKLYEWMQSNEVSRIYTNEPTLGDIFMQITGSDLV, translated from the coding sequence ATGAACACAGTGATTGAAGTTCAACATTTAAAAAAGATCTTTCAAAAGGAAACAGCTTTACAGGATGTTTCCTTTAAAATTCAAAAAGGGGAAATATTCGGATTCTTAGGACCGAGTGGCTCTGGAAAAACAACCACTATTAAAATACTAACTGCACAAACAGACAAAACAGATGGGGATGTATTATTATTTGGTCGTCCAGCAAATGAAATGAAAAAAAGCCAAAATCGTAAACGATTTGGCATTTTAACAGATAATAGCGGTTTGTATACTAGATTATCAATCGAGGAAAACTTACTTCTATATAGTGATTTATACCAATTATCTAAAACAGCCGTAAAAGAGGCTTTGGATTTTGTTAACTTATATACTGAGCGTAAAAAGAAGGTTAGTCAGCTTTCTAAGGGCATGATTCAACGAGTAACACTTGCACGAGCAATCATGCATAAACCCGATTTATTATTTTTAGATGAACCAACTTCCGCACTCGACCCTGTTAATACACAGCATATTTATAATGGTTTACGTAAATTAAATGAAATGGGAACTACCATCTTTTTAACAACTCATGATATGAGTGAAGCAGAAATACTTTGTGATCGTGTAGCCTTCTTACACAAAGGAAAAATTCGGGCAATGGGCTCACCAAAAGAATTGAAAAAGAAATTTGGCGATGAATCCATCACAGTCGAATTAAAAAATGGTGAGGTTGCCGTTATTCAAAATGGCTCAGAAGATGCATCAAAATTGTATGAATGGATGCAATCTAACGAAGTTTCTCGTATTTATACAAACGAACCTACACTGGGTGATATTTTTATGCAAATAACAGGGAGTGATTTAGTATGA